The following coding sequences lie in one Bacteroides helcogenes P 36-108 genomic window:
- the mazG gene encoding nucleoside triphosphate pyrophosphohydrolase → MHSRKEQMEAFGRFLDILDELRVKCPWDRKQTNESLRPNTIEETYELCDALMRDDKNDICKELGDVLLHVAFYAKIGSETEDFDIKDVCDHLCEKLIYRHPHVFGDVKAETAGQVSENWEQLKLKEKDGNKTVLSGVPAALPSLIKAYRIQDKARNVGFDWEEREQVWDKVKEEIQEFQTEVANMDKEKAEAEFGDVMFSLINAARLYKINPDNALECTNQKFIRRFNYVEAHSIKEGKNLHDMTLEEMDKLWNEAKALEQKK, encoded by the coding sequence ATGCATTCAAGAAAAGAACAAATGGAAGCCTTCGGACGCTTCCTCGACATACTCGACGAACTGCGAGTAAAATGTCCGTGGGACAGAAAACAGACCAACGAGAGCCTGCGCCCAAACACCATTGAAGAAACATACGAACTGTGTGACGCCCTGATGCGTGATGACAAGAACGATATCTGCAAAGAATTGGGCGATGTATTGTTACATGTAGCTTTCTATGCAAAGATAGGCAGCGAGACGGAAGACTTCGACATCAAGGATGTGTGCGACCACCTCTGCGAAAAACTGATTTACCGTCATCCGCACGTGTTCGGAGACGTGAAGGCAGAAACCGCCGGACAGGTGTCCGAAAATTGGGAGCAACTGAAGCTAAAGGAGAAGGATGGCAACAAGACTGTGCTAAGTGGTGTACCTGCCGCCCTGCCCTCACTCATCAAGGCTTATCGCATTCAAGACAAAGCACGCAATGTAGGCTTCGACTGGGAAGAGCGCGAGCAAGTGTGGGATAAAGTGAAAGAAGAAATTCAGGAGTTTCAGACCGAAGTGGCCAATATGGACAAGGAAAAAGCGGAAGCCGAATTCGGTGACGTAATGTTCAGCCTCATCAATGCCGCACGCCTCTATAAAATCAACCCAGACAATGCACTGGAATGCACCAACCAGAAGTTTATCCGCCGCTTCAACTATGTGGAGGCACACAGTATCAAGGAAGGAAAGAACCTGCACGACATGACTTTGGAAGAAATGGACAAGCTATGGAATGAGGCCAAAGCGCTGGAGCAAAAAAAATAG
- a CDS encoding DJ-1/PfpI family protein: MKNEVLYVLLDEYAAHEAVYLSQAISSDEVAMKQHPKYINKVVAATMRPVRSIGGFRTLPDYSLETMPEDYAALVLIGGYGWKTEVAEAVVPIVQKAMAKGIIVGAICNGASFMAQHGFLNHIKHTGNGVEQLKLWGGGNYTNEAGYVNKQAVSDGRIVTANGSATLEFARELLILLENDTEERIEMYYQFNKQGFVQLFS; encoded by the coding sequence ATGAAGAACGAAGTATTGTACGTGTTGCTTGACGAATATGCCGCACACGAAGCTGTTTATCTGTCACAGGCCATCAGCTCGGATGAGGTGGCAATGAAGCAGCATCCCAAGTACATTAATAAGGTAGTGGCTGCTACCATGCGGCCTGTCCGGTCTATCGGAGGATTCCGGACTTTGCCCGATTATTCGCTGGAGACCATGCCCGAAGACTATGCGGCATTGGTGCTGATTGGAGGCTACGGCTGGAAGACAGAAGTTGCCGAGGCGGTGGTTCCCATTGTGCAGAAAGCAATGGCCAAAGGAATTATAGTCGGTGCAATTTGCAATGGTGCGTCATTTATGGCTCAGCATGGTTTCCTCAACCATATAAAGCACACGGGCAATGGAGTGGAACAACTAAAACTGTGGGGTGGAGGAAACTATACCAATGAGGCCGGTTACGTCAACAAACAGGCTGTGAGCGACGGGCGTATAGTGACAGCCAACGGTTCCGCCACATTGGAATTTGCACGCGAACTTTTAATTCTGTTGGAGAACGATACGGAAGAACGCATTGAAATGTATTATCAGTTCAATAAGCAAGGATTTGTACAACTGTTCTCGTAA